The following proteins come from a genomic window of Macrobrachium nipponense isolate FS-2020 chromosome 18, ASM1510439v2, whole genome shotgun sequence:
- the LOC135196792 gene encoding ctenidin-3-like → MLPLIAILLVALVTDAAPGIGLGLGLGGLGLNGGFGGGYGGYGGLLSAGNYANGFSHSNGYSHGNHFLKGFGGAGGLKHGHLNKHFLGKRSADPEPGLLGLGGLGLTGGLGGGYGGYGGLLSAGNYANGFSHSNGYSHGNHFLKGFGGAGGLKHGHLNKHFLGRRSADLEPESE, encoded by the exons ATGCTACCTCTG ATCGCTATCCTGTTGGTCGCCTTAGTTACTGACGCTGCTCCTGGAATTGGCTTAGGACTAGGTCTTGGAGGCTTAGGCCTAAACGGCGGATTCGGTGGTGGATATGGCGGCTATGGCGGGCTCTTGAGTGCTGGAAACTATGCCAATGGATTCAGCCACTCCAACGGTTACAGTCATGGAAACCACTTCTTGAAAGGATTCGGAGGAGCTGGTGGGCTGAAACATGGCCACCTGAATAAACACTTCCTCGGCAAACGAAGTGCTGATCCCGAACCAGGATTACTTGGGCTTGGAGGCTTAGGCCTAACTGGTGGACTGGGTGGCGGATATGGTGGATACGGAGGTTTATTGAGTGCTGGAAACTATGCCAATGGATTCAGCCACTCCAACGGGTACAGTCATGGAAACCACTTCTTGAAAGGCTTCGGAGGAGCCGGTGGGCTGAAACATGGCCACCTGAATAAACATTTCCTCGGGCGGCGAAGCGCTGATCTGGAACCTGAATCCGAGTAA
- the LOC135196791 gene encoding holotricin-3-like — translation MKILIAHLLVAIVFAKPKPSAEPHPGRGHDIELLGGLDFSHGSTGLNTGYDGGHGGQSDPMNGRGHAGGEEGEGLSGLSQGHQHLHGKRSANPAPGYIPGGLGYGGFLGGGLDSLEDNLNLRRGLERMGVGKSIMDMFAGLDLGDASGYGPGLGGGSFSDEYLTYEDYLNGRKFHGRKPKKG, via the exons ATGAAAATCCTG ATTGCCCATTTACTTGTGGCAATCGTATTTGCAAAACCGAAACCATCAGCTGAGCCTCATCCTGGAAGAGGCCATGACATTGAACTCCTTGGAGGATTAGACTTCAGTCATGGATCAACAGGACTCAACACCGGATACGACGGCGGACACGGCGGCCAAAGTGACCCCATGAATGGCAGGGGTCACGCCGGTGGAGAAGAGGGGGAAGGATTGAGTGGATTATCACAGGGTCACCAGCACCTCCATGGGAAGCGAAGTGCAAATCCTGCGCCTGGATATATTCCAGGAGGCCTAGGGTATGGGGGGTTTCTCGGAGGAGGGCTAGATTCGCTGGAAGATAACCTCAACCTACGGAGAGGACTGGAAAGAATGGGCGTCGGGAAAAGCATCATGGACATGTTCGCTGGATTAGATTTGGGAGATGCGAGTGGCTACGGCCCAGGATTGGGCGGCGGCAGTTTTAGCGATGAATATCTTACATATGAAGACTATTTGAACGGCAGAAAGTTCCATGGGCGGAAGCCCAAAAAAGGCTGA
- the LOC135196790 gene encoding acanthoscurrin-1-like, with the protein MIKALITLLLAALVAAEQKRSADPEPSFANGIGGLGYGPGLGGGLGYGLDGGLGHGGLGGGGLGHYGGLGAGRLGYGGLGLGGLGQGGLGLGGLGHGGLGLGGLGHGGFGLGGLGLGLNGGYGGGYGGYGGLLSAGNYANGYSHSSGYNHGNHIVKAFDGKGGVVNAHHNIGRRSADPEPGIGLGVGEFSYGPGTELY; encoded by the exons ATGATCAAAGCATTG ATCACGCTACTGCTGGCAGCTCTTGTAGCTGCAGAGCAGAAACGCTCCGCTGATCCAGAGCCAAGTTTTGCCAATGGAATTGGAGGCCTGGGCTATGGACCGGGTCTTGGAGGCGGATTAGGCTATGGCTTAGATGGAGGACTTGGCCACGGAGGTCTTGGAGGCGGAGGACTAGGCCATTATGGTGGTCTTGGAGCTGGAAGACTAGGGTATGGTGGCCTTGGACTTGGAGGACTAGGTCAAGGCGGTCTTGGACTTGGAGGACTAGGTCATGGTGGTCTTGGACTTGGAGGACTAGGTCATGGTGGATTTGGACTTGGAGGTCTCGGCTTAGGCCTAAACGGAGGATATGGCGGTgggtacggaggttatggaggtcTCTTGAGTGCTGGAAACTATGCTAATGGATACAGCCATTCCAGCGGATACAATCATGGGAACCATATTGTCAAAGCTTTTGACGGGAAAGGAGGTGTTGTTAATGCTCATCACAACATAGGCAGGCGAAGTGCAGATCCTGAACCTGGAATCGGCCTTGGTGTTGGAGAATTTAGCTATGGTCCTGGAACAGAACTCTACTGA
- the LOC135197121 gene encoding uncharacterized protein LOC135197121, protein MRFLALLLLTAFVAGKEKTSSEIEPVVGYFGVDPGLKTGHGAELKKDQEENDYNAQGTNSNNGYSPLLGGGYGGGLGQGVPLGGGLGGLGPVGGLGGVGPLGIGQGLGGLGGLGRGYGGLNQGAGLGGLGGLGSGAGLNGLGGLGYGNGLGDLGYGQGLGGLGGQGGLGAGLGGLGGQGGLGAGLGGLGPVAGLGGAGYGNGLQGLGGAGYGNGLQGLGGNGLQGLGGNGLQGLGGADYGNGLQGLGGNGLQGLGGAGYGNGLQGLGGNGLQGLGGNGLQGLGGLGYGNGLQGLGGNGLQGLGGLGYGNGLQGLGGNGLQGLGGNGLQGLGGLGYGNGLQGLGGNGLQGLGGNGLQGLGGLGYGNGLQGDLGGAGYGNGLQGGLGGAGLGNGLGNVGYGSDLGSGLGGGLGGLGNNIAPGYGVGLGNGLGGGYAPGLIGNAGLGGRDLAGAGYGQGLGAGLGGLNQGDNAYAPGLLGGQGGYRPDSNDGQIGGGDDGGLGLGSGYGNNRLGR, encoded by the exons ATGAGGTTCTTG GCACTACTTCTCCTGACAGCATTCGTTGCAGGAAAGGAGAAAACGTCATCTGAGATCGAACCTGTCGTTGGTTATTTCGGAGTTGACCCTGGACTCAAAACTGGCCACGGTGCAGAGTTGAAAAAGGACCAAGAAGAGAATGATTACAACGCACAAGGAACTAACAGTAACAACGGATACAGTCCACTTCTTGGAGGCGGTTATGGCGGCGGACTGGGTCAAGGAGTACCTCTTGGCGGAGGCCTTGGGGGATTAGGACCCGTCGGAGGACTCGGAGGAGTAGGGCCTCTTGGTATCGGTCAAGGACTTGGAGGATTGGGAGGTCTAGGAAGAGGATATGGTGGATTAAACCAGGGAGCTGGTCTTGGAGGACTTGGTGGCCTAGGGTCTGGAGCAGGACTTAATGGATTGGGAGGATTAGGTTATGGAAATGGTCTAGGTGATTTAGGGTATGGACAAGGACTCGGTGGATTAGGAGGTCAGGGAGGTCTTGGAGCAGGACTCGGTGGATTAGGAGGTCAGGGAGGTCTTGGAGCAGGACTCGGTGGACTCGGACCTGTAGCAGGTCTTGGTGGGGCTGGCTATGGTAATGGTCTTCAAGGTCTTGGAGGGGCTGGTTATGGAAATGGTCTCCAAGGTCTAGGTGGAAATGGTCTCCAAGGTCTAGGTGGAAATGGTCTTCAAGGTCTTGGCGGAGCTGATTATGGAAACGGTCTTCAAGGATTAGGTGGAAATGGTCTTCAAGGTCTTGGCGGAGCTGGTTATGGAAATGGTCTTCAAGGATTAGGTGGAAATGGTCTTCAAGGATTAGGTGGAAATGGTCTTCAAGGTCTAGGTGGTCTCGGTTATGGAAATGGTCTTCAAGGTCTAGGTGGAAATGGTCTTCAAGGTCTGGGTGGGCTTGGTTATGGAAATGGTCTTCAAGGTCTAGGTGGAAATGGTCTTCAAGGATTAGGTGGAAATGGTCTTCAAGGTCTGGGTGGGCTTGGTTATGGAAATGGTCTTCAAGGTCTAGGTGGAAATGGTCTTCAAGGTCTAGGAGGAAATGGTCTTCAAGGTCTGGGTGGGCTTGGTTATGGAAACGGCCTTCAGGGAGATCTAGGAGGAGCTGGCTATGGCAATGGTCTTCAGGGTGGTCTTGGTGGAGCTGGTCTTGGAAATGGATTGGGCAATGTTGGCTATGGATCAGATCTTGGCAGTGGCCTAGGAGGTGGACTCGGTGGTCTTGGCAATAACATTGCACCTGGTTACGGGGTAGGTCTAGGTAATGGACTCGGAGGTGGCTATGCACCAGGCTTGATTGGCAATGCTGGTCTTGGAGGAAGGGACCTCGCTGGAGCTGGCTACGGACAAGGTCTTGGTGCTGGGCTAGGTGGGCTTAACCAAGGTGATAATGCTTATGCCCCGGGACTTCTAGGTGGACAAGGGGGATATAGGCCTGATTCCAATGATGGTCAAATTGGAGGCGGCGACGATGGTGGATTAGGACTTGGATCTGGATACGGTAATAATCGCTTAGGTCGCTGA